The genomic stretch agttcaaaaaaagatgatgaaaaagggagtgaaaggaaaaaagagagtgaaaagaaaaaagagagtgaaaagaaaagagagagtgaagaaaatgagagaaaaacaaaaaaacaattgagtttttatGCTTAGGCGAGTGATGTCAAGAGTGTTTTTTACACAAACCAGCCTATATTTGTACTCTTGTACAAAGATGCATGTTTTAATACTAATAAACTTGACGAATCTTTGCCTAGTGTTGTTGTCTCTTTGTTGCAGGAATATGAGGACGTGTTTCCTAACGATGTGCCTAGTGGATTGCCACCTATTAGAGGAATAGAgtatcaaattgattttgtgccaGGTGCGACAATTCCTAACCGACCAGCCTATAGAAGTAATCCGGAGGAGACAAAGGAACTTCAAAGGCAAGTTGAGGAGTTGATGACCAAAGGACATGTGAGGGAGAGCATGAGTCCGTGCGCGGTACTGGTGCTGCTTGTGCCTAAGAAGGATGGAActtggagaatgtgtgttgatTGCAGAGCTATCAACAACATTACGATAAAGTATAAACATCCTATTCCTAGGCTAGATGACATGTTGGATGAATTGCATGGGtcatgtattttcacaaaaattgatttgaaaagtaggtatcatcaaattaggatgaaagagggtgatgaatggaaagctgcctttaaaactaaatatggatTGTATGAGTGGCTGGTAATACCTTTTGGTCTAACTAATGCACCAAGTACATTCATGAGGTTAATAAATCATGCATTGCGTGCGTTTATAGGCAGATTTGTTGTggtctattttgatgatattttggtgtatagtaagaacttagatgagcatattgatcatttgcaatgtgtgcttgatgttttgagaaaagaaaaactatatgccaatttaaagaaatgttcaTTTTGCATGGACAAAGTTGTGTTTTTTGGTTATGTTATTAGCGCGAAAGGAATTGAGGTGGATGAGGAAAAGGTGAAGGCTATCAAGGAATGGCCCACACCTAAGTCAATCACGAAGGTAAGAAGTTTTCATGGTTTGGCTAGTTTTTATCGGCgatttgtcaaaaatttcagtacACTAGCTGCACCACTCattgaaattgttaaaaaattcgTGAGTTTTAAATGGGGTAGTGAGCAAGATCGTGCATTTATTAagattaaagaaatgttatgtgatgctcctttattagcattacctgatttttctaaaacttttgagattgagtGTGATGCCTCTGGAATAGGTATTGGAGCTGTTTTGATGTAGGAGAAGCGTCCACTAgcctattttagtgaaaagctaaatgggGTAGCTTTCAACTACCCGACATATGACAAAGAACTTTATGCATTGGTGAGAGCATTGGAGACTTGGCAACATTACCTTTGGCCGAAAGAATTTGTCATACATACCGACCGTGAGTCCTTGAAACACTTGAAGGGACAAGGTAAGTTGAATCGAAGGCATGCCAAGTGGGTGGAATTCATTGAGACCTTCCCttatgtaatcaaatacaaacaaggtaaggaaaatattgtggCTGATGCATTATCCAGAAGGTATGTCCTTGTCTTtactttaaatgcaaaattattgggatttgaatatgttaaggaaTTGTATGCTAATGATGATGACTTTGCAAGTGTGTATGGAGCGTGTGAGAAGGCAGCGTTTGGAAAGTTTTACAGACTAGATGAGTActtgtttagagagaatagACTTTGTGTGCCTAATAGTTCTATGCGTGAGTTGCTTGTGCGTGAAGCACATGGAGGTGGTCTAATGGGTCATTTTGGTGTAAGGAAGATTTTAGACGTGttgcatgaacattttttttggccaaagatgAAACATGATGTGGAGAGAGTTTGTGCCAGATGCGTTACATGTAGGCAGGCAAAATCTAGAGTCTTATATACTCCATCATTCTTTTCTGCATCAATTTTAATCTATCAAAGGGTCCAAacagaatttttcctttttaatctcTCTAAAATGGCTACAAGTTCACATACCATCTATACAAGAGAGTTTTACATTTTGTGGTCAACCACATGAAAGTTACAATTGAAATGATTCATATGTTGCCCAAAGGTAGTATAACATTCACCTATGTTTGAAATTTGGGAGTTCTAAGATAAATTATGTCTGGTATGATGCATGACAGAAATGCCGTAATCCTAAGCATACTGGTTCAGATTGAAACAAATCAgtttaaaatcataaatcaaTGAACTTGCATCACAATTAAGCCACTAAATTAAAGGACAAACTACGTGAACATACAGTAAATTATGTGGCACCAACGTTTTTTCTAGTGTAATGGTTGCTATTTATGTGTTGCAAATCAGTGATTTTTGTTCAAGGGATCACACATTAAAGAATCTAAACAAGGTAGAGGAGAAACATAAGTATATTTAAGCATGTACTAGATGGAAATTACTCTAAACCGAGagataacaattaaataaaggACCATTAATATAACTAGGTATTTCATTGAACAAACAGATATactacaaaactttttttttccttttccttcttagaAATCGTTAAACTTCAAacccaaaacattaacaatgtaGAAAGAGTAGAGAGAAATTGATCATGCTTGAACAAAGTGTGTAGTATGCAAgacaagcagcaagaaaaatacacatttaaaactttgtttattattcccATTCATAAAGGTCATTCATTTACAACGTGTAAATTTATATACCCCCAAATCCCCAATCTAAAACCTacaaaaaaatcactttatagagaaaaaaaaaaaaagaaaaagaaaaaagaaaagaaagaagttcAAATTCCCCAATTAGCATGGAGAATCACTTATATACATAAAgtgataaaactaaaaagaatcAACTAAATAGAATACAAATCAGCATATCCAACAAAATTGCCATACTCTCAAATGAGTCAAATCTTAAATATAATAATCCCAAATCAAAGTATTCATTCATCCTTCTTATACTCCATTAACTAACGCCGGAAGGTGCCAACTCTGTGTAAGATCTGATGATGGCTTCCCACATTGATCAACATCAAGACACCCCAATTGACCAATATTGTCAAAAAATGATCCTTTGTCTTTAAAGAAATCATCATTGAAAAGCTCTGGAATGCTATCCAAATCAAACAGTTCATCCTTATCCATCATAGGAAGATCCTCCTTAATTGTGGGCATGTTAGTTTCAGCAACTACAGAATGCTGAAAATCAGCTCTCAATTCACCTTCCCCTTCCTCAATCATCACATTAGGAGAAACACACGTGATGTCCTGGGCAGAAGATGTAACAATGCTTTCTCCATCCTCATTCCTCAAGGGTATTTCAGAGTAGTTTGATGTAGTCGTTGAATCCAACCCTATTGGAAAGTTGAGGCGAGCACGAGAGACGTACAGAATCCTCGCAACTTCATCATAAGCACGGGCACCTTCCACGGAGTTTGTAAAAGTACCTAGCCAAAGCCTATTCTCCCATTTGGCTTTCGGATTTCTACAAACCATTTGCCCCAGGTCCTTTGTCTTACTCCTCGGAACTTGCATTTTAAGTTCTCAGGCCCTCCTTGGCCTTTCATACATCATTTCTTAGACCCAATGGCTTGAAGTTTTCCAGATCGTTTGGTGTCAACATTACACTCTTTCCACTATGCAAGAGTCTCAACACCTCATCACTTcctctttataaaaaaaaaaaaaacacaaaaagaagagCTTTTTAGATCACAAGTAGCCATCTTTGAAAAGGCAACAATCAAGCAAACTGAAACAAGACATTACTTCTAATACGAGATTGAGAAGAGAACGAAACCAAAAATCCAAATATATAGACTAAGCCTAACTACTTGGGCCTTACTGTGTGCAGCCCAACCCAAGATCCGAAGGGCTTCGGCCACTAACCTAATATACCCATTacagaaatttgaaaataatccTTTCACCTTTCACCACTACACAGACATGCAGATCTAGAAGGGGAGAGGTCGACCGCAAACCAGTGATGGCAAATAGTTAACGGCGAATAGAGTAATCGACTGACCACAGTAGTTAGTCAAGGGAAAACCCAAAGATCAAACAAGAAACAACCCAAGATCCAAAGATCAAACAGAACGAGATGTGCGTGCGCTCAGGTGAAATTAACcgagaaaaatcaaacaataaacaaaaatcaaggaaattaaacccaaaagacaaaaaatggaATTTCCTAGAAAAAACAATCACCGCTCC from Corylus avellana chromosome ca1, CavTom2PMs-1.0 encodes the following:
- the LOC132184487 gene encoding ethylene-responsive transcription factor RAP2-1-like — its product is MQVPRSKTKDLGQMVCRNPKAKWENRLWLGTFTNSVEGARAYDEVARILYVSRARLNFPIGLDSTTTSNYSEIPLRNEDGESIVTSSAQDITCVSPNVMIEEGEGELRADFQHSVVAETNMPTIKEDLPMMDKDELFDLDSIPELFNDDFFKDKGSFFDNIGQLGCLDVDQCGKPSSDLTQSWHLPALVNGV